A region of the Zootoca vivipara chromosome 3, rZooViv1.1, whole genome shotgun sequence genome:
aatcccagaattatggaagccatcctggcttctgacttgatcccggaatgtccctattttccccactGGCACTGCCATCGCCGAGATTGAGGAGAAGGGTGGACCAGTGgttgtccattttttaaataataatttttattagttttagatcggaaggtcgacggtttgaatccccatgacggagtgagctcccgttgctctgccccagcttctgccaacctagctgttcgaaagcacaccagcgcaagtagataaataggtactgctgtggcgtgaaggtaaatggtgtttctgtgcactctgctttcatcatggtgttccgttgcatcagaagcggtttagtcctgctggccacatgacccagaaagctgtctctggacaaacgccggctaccttggcctgaaagagagatgagcgccacaaccccatagtcacctttcactggacttaaccgtccaggggtcctttaccttaatcttttttttttgctccccagaagttttggcctgCAATTCCTATTGTCCTATTGGCCGCGCAAGCTGGGTGTGACGCGAgcgggagtccaacaacatctgaagggggcATGTGGGCCACCTCTGATGTTGACAAATGGAGATGATGGGCTATTTCCTTCCTGCCCTGCTActaatcttcccaggagcagctgATTGAACATTCTTGGAAGCAGAAAGCTAAAATATTTTGAACTTTGCTGTGCTCCAGTGCAGCTCTTGGAATATATTTTTTGAAGAAATCACACCTCAAATCCATCAATTCTGTTATAGGAGCTCAGAGTTTACTAGGTCAAAAGCAACCCTTTCTTGGGATGATTACCAAGGTCTGTTTGGAAACGTTCTGCTCTAAAGGTGTTTTTGTGCACTGCATTCCCAAACGCTTCATTTTATGCTCCGTGATACAGACCATGAATTCACCTGCAATAAGCTTAAGTGCTATTACAGTTTAGCAAACATACAGGATTGGAGCTGTTAAGTACTTAGCGAAATGGCATGTTCTGTATTCCGTCCCTATCCTATGGGCTGAAACTGATCCGAGAGGAAGTCGTTGTGGGCTACGCAAACATTCATAGAGCTTGGTTCcttgtgctgttttttttaaattttttgctaTGCCATGGCCTGGTTCAGACAGCTGTATGGAGAAAGTAATTATTAGTAGACGCCACCCAACTGCCAAGCACTACTTCCCAGGAATGTTTTACTCTATAGATTTGTACAAAGACAGCAGCATAACGCTGCCAGTGGGTACTGGTCCCAATGGCTCTGTTCCACCTACACTGATAGAGGAAGTATGCCCTTGAGTTCCCTTTGTTGAGAATTATAAGATAAAAGAGTGCTGTTACACTCAGTTCccatttgtgggcttcccactgcAACCGATTGGCAACTCAAagagtagatgggcctttggtctgattcaggaaGGCTCTCTACTCAAGTTCTTATGGTGGCAGGTAGACTGCTTTGGGGAAGGGGTGTCATAGACAAGAGGCCACCATTGAGAAGACCCTCTTTCCAGTTGTTATTACCTCACTTAGGATAGAAGGGGGCACCTAGAGCAACTGAAGATGATCTGAGTGCATGACCAGGTTGAAGCACAAGTACATCCTCCTGATGCCTGGGTGCCAAGCCTCATAGGTCTTGAAAGcagcagtgtggtatagtggttaagagcggtagactcgtaatctggggaaccgggttcgtgtctccgctcctccacatgcagctgctgggtgacctagggctagtcacacttctctgaagtctctcagctccactcacctcacagagtgtttgttgtgggagaggaagggaaaaggagattgttagccgctttgagactccttcgggtagtgatagcgggatatcaaatccaaactactcttcttcttcttcttcttcttcttcttcttcttcttcttcttcttcttcttcttcttcttcttcttcttcttcttcttcttcttcttcttcataaaaGGGTGTGGTAGCCAGTGAAGCAGCATAATACATTTTAAATGGTTAGCTTCAggtaatttttatttcttaaaaataaacaagGAGTATCTGGTGTTATCTtagaggggatgccaggaaacagggaattatgtcCACATGTGGTGGGGTGTAAATATGCAAACTAAACATAAACAATGGCAAAGGTTGTTTAAGgaaataacagaaatcactgggttaaagcagACCGagagtccagaggtagcattattatcaaattacgatggggtggaaggtttgcaggctatGAAAGACTTACTCACAAATTcatcacaaacaagcaaccataccctaggccaggcatccccaaactgcggccctccagatgttttggcctacaactcccatgatccctagctaacaggaccagtggtcagggatgatggaaattgtagtccaaaacatctggagggccgaagttttgggatgcctgccctaggccaaccccaacaccTCTTActaccaaaagaacacaagcgaatagcaaagaAAACATGCACAGGCAATGCCACAAAGCCCCACatatacattaagtaaaatagaaacattgccacctgaccccacccccactcaccattcctccctccacctctttcccccttttcttgctaatgtaacactaatgtccatagctgccaagttatccctttttttcaggattttccattatgctgaataggcttcctcgcgagaaaagggaaaacttggcagctatgctaatgtctcaacaaatgaaactgattgtaaaaaaatgtaacttgaaaaaagagacattgcacatacttttgtaaaccaagaaatctttaataataataataataataataataataataataataataaattattgacAGCTGCAGGAATTATGATAGCGAGGAAGTGGAAGGgggaagcagaatataaaatagaagaatggtataaagaggtgtgggatatagctattaatgataaattaacatgtgccattaaggcaaGATGGGGAAaaagcaggagaaatgattttgaggagatatttgtagaatttgtactattAAAAAACTactgcaagaggtgttgaaattttggaaaGTTGGATAgttacagtggaatggactcggtggtggggtgcacattccccccctatttattattattaatttgtcaaaataatatatatatatatatatttaaaaagagtaaaaaaaagaaaagaaacaccatCCACTCATAAAATATCAAGGTTGTGAACCAGCTCCAGTTTCAAAGACAGCCCCATGTATAATACACGATAGCAGTCAAAATTCAGATGATACCAGGGCATGGATAAGGGTGGTTAGGCTTTTGCTGTCTATGGCCGGCTGCAGTTTGCACACCATACTGTAGCTGTGAAATGGACTGAAATGGTTGCCTGAGCCTCCAGTGTCAAAAGTAGGCCTAGGAACAAGACTCCCAGACTGTGATCCTAATCCTTTATTTAAGCAGATGAACCACAAACCCAGAGAAGCCTAGCCTGGCCAGGACTGAGGTTCATTTTATTGGCCCTCAATATTGCATTACTGCATCCAAGGACTTCCACCGGCATAGCTGAATTGGGGGTAACACAGAAACAGTGCTGAGTATCACAGGCATATTGATGACACTGCAGCTTCTAACTGTGCacttaagaataaataaatggcaggAAGCAGTGAGGCCAAGTGTTTAATGTAGAGCCAAGTGTTGTAGAGACATATCAGGATCCAGAAGGCTGAAccctgttttcatttatttgaatTCTCTGGATTCCtgcttttatatgcttttatactagcatcttaaaaagcagagacatcaccttgccaacaaaggtccgtatagttaaagctatggttttcccagtagtgatgtatggaagtgagagctggaccataaagaaggctgatcgccgaagaatggatgcttttgaattatggtgctggaggagactcttgagagtcccatggactgcaagaagatcaaacctatccattctgaaggaaatcagccctgagtgctcactggaaggacagatcctgaagctgaggctccaatattttggccaccttatgagaagagaagactccctggaaaagaccctgatgttgggaaagattgagggcacaaggagaaggggacgacagaggatgagatggttggacagtgttctcgaagctacgaacatgagtttgaccaaactgcgggaggcagtgcaagacaggagtgcctggcgtgctctggtccatggggtcacgaagaatcagacacgactaaacgactaaacaacaaacaacagcatactagttttgtgttttatgtttgttttaatgACATTGTTTATTGTATTCATGTTGGACATcacttagaatttttttaaaaaatattaagtgcattaaaataacaaaatttaataataataataatggagtaaTGCCAGTTCCTCTCTATTCTTCTCTATGCCGCAGTTGTCCTTTGCGGATGAAAGAGCACAAGAGAATTTGCTGTGTTTTATGACTGGGTGGAAGAGTTTTTCTCCATCACTTGCCTGACTTAATGTGCCTTAGGGCATCTTCTCAAAGACTGACACCTTTTAGGAGTGAGTACCTGTGTCAGGAAGCGTTTGCTACGCTGGTGGCATCCTGATCCGATGTTACTAATTTGTTCAGAGTCGCgacaaaaagcagcagctggaCCCCGACAGCTTGAACTCCCATTTCACATCTTTGCCGGTAACAAAAAGCCTGAATTGGTGTTGggtctccctttccttttctcaCGCCTCTCTCAAACCATACGATGGGCTTTACCCTGGTGGCCTATGCTGAATCTATAGGGATATTACTTTAATTTTCAAGTAGGCTATTTGTTCTGCCGCTTTCTCCGAGAAACAGAACTGTTTTCACCCCTCCTAATGCAGGAACCTGAACCCAGCAAGTGCTTCACACAGAGAAGGCCGGCTCTTCCTATGGTTGGCCTCAACCGGAAAGAGGTAAGACAGAATGCAGCATGGAGGAGGGGAGAAGAacagaaggagaaaaggaaggaatatTTATTCCTCTTTGTCCTGCAACTTTTCTTCCTGCACCATGATTTTTTCTCCTCACACAAAAATACAACCAAAAAAGACAGGACCACTGTATCGCAATGACCACTCCCTGCTCCATGACCTACCATTGTGTCAaccatattaaaaataattattaaatattgCATGCCTTTCATGCCAAAGCTCTGGTGCTTTTTCCATAAGCATTTTTAATTTCATCAATATTGAATGATTCCTCCTGCCGCCCCATTATTTTCTGACTTGGTTTTTCTATACACAAAGCTTTTCCTCAGATGTCCTGCAGTGGCATATCGAACATCTCCAGACTTTTAACCTACAGGAGAATGCAGTAGTCATGAACTATTCTTAATATTTATATAATTCTCCCTGTACAGACGTAAGCCTGGACCAACATTTGCTCTTTTGTGTCATTATAACGGCTATTTGCCTTTTTGTTCTCGGCATTTGTTGCTCTCTATCATGTTAGCTTTCATAATCCCTTTCCCTTTGTTTAAAACAATCTCATGGCCTTTGCACCTGCTGGTGGTGCTGAACCGTAATTTATTTGCTTTGCTTGAGAGATGAAAGTGGAGGCAGCAGCATCAGGTCTCAGCGTTAAAGAAATGCAATCATTTCATCATTGTGCATATTTCCAGATTACCCTTATCTTCCTAGTGGAGGTTAGGTCATTTGAACAAACggggcactgccccccccaatctctgtctgccctcagccagccagctccctcaCTTGGCCACCACCAACCTGCCTTCCTgatttctgccccaccccctttaaaaataatttgtctTAACTTAGCATAATTTTTACAAAATCGAAACAAAGTATTACAATTACATACATATATCCAAAGTTCTCAATAATGttgttaataaaaaagaaaagtatagaagaaagaagaagaaaagagaaaggaagaaagaataagaaaaggaaaggaaagttaggaaaagaagaaaagaggaagaattTCTTCCAAGTTTATTCTacatatatttcaaaaagtaaataataataaaatttcattgATTGACTTCCACTGCTTACACTGCACTTCCTATAAACATTTTGAACAAAATTGTGTTTGTAATTCCATATTTTTTTCTCCCATAGAATCCCACATAAATGATCAGATCACTAAATTCTCTGGATCTCTCACAAGTCTACTCTAAACACAACCGAAACCTTGTATTTGACCCTTGTCTGCATATataatcatttaaacatttccaTTGTTTCTGAATTATACTTTTTGGTTTTTGTCTTATTAAATTAGTTAACTTTGCTAATTCTAAATATTCGCATAGTTTGTTCAACCATTCCTCTTTGGTTGGGATGTGGTTTTCTTTCCAATTCCTTTGCCTTCCTGATTTCCTCACAACCAGTTCAGAGGATGCCACTGCCCATCAGATTCCTCACAACACACAACATTCGCCACAATCAATTTCTCTCTGGTAGTTTCTGgagaaatgctgcattttgagcctctccacccccatggttcaccccagacactgaggtccagctccaaggggcctctggcgattccctccctgcaagaagtggaACAAGGCAGagttcttggtagtggcgcccgccctgtagaacaacCTCCCAttagatgccaaggaaataaacaactatctgacttttagaagacatctgaaggcagccctgtttagggaagtttttaatgtttgatgttttattgtgtttttaatattctgttgggagccacccagagtggctggggaaacccagccaaatgggtggcgtataaataaataattaataaataagttgttgttgttgttgttgttgttgttgttgttgtactttccacacacacaagaATTTCCACATGACCCACAACCCCAATTGCACAGGGTTCCAGGGTACATGGAAGCCTCTGTGTGCATGTGCCTTTTGTGTTGAGAGAATGCATGTGGCATTCTTCTGAAGAGAGCATGAAAGGCTTCCAATAAAGGTGAGGTTTTATTCTGCAAAATGagcacttttttatatataaaaaaacctaacACAACACCATTCTGCATCTTCAAGCATTTAGCCCACTTCCCCCATGCCAGttgaaaagcaacagcagcagcaaaagacaaCAACACCCTAGTGTTGCGATATAAATGGGAATGTTTATTTAATGGCACTGTGATGGCAGTGGCATACATTTTGGTTTCTGAGCAGTGGTTGAGCAATGGATGCACACCTTAGTGTGGCATCCTCCGGTCCCTATGGtagcatggcttctgcgcattGATAGAAGAGGCATCTTGATAGAAGAGCTCTCTTCCTTCAGGAGGCATGCTTTCTTCAGAGAGCCTCTCTTTAGCCCTGACAGCCACAATTTCCTGGATGATATCCTCTATTTCATTCACTGTTAAGATCTCTTTCTCCGCCTGTAGATATGAGGGCCCTGGAGTTGGCAATTGCTCCCGTAAGAGTTGCAGATCCCATCCAGTATTTGGTTGGATGCCCTCTGGAGCACAAAGGTCAGACAATTGTTCCCTTTTTATTTCCGCTTTTCCCTCCTCCAAATTCCCACCTGCTagcatttcctcccctccccttttattctgcttttgtttcttcttcaCTCTATCTTCTTCATCGAAGATTTTCTGAGCCACGTCCAATATACTGATCCACTGAGGAGAGTAAGAAAACTTTCTCCATTTCTTTGAGGGCTCCTGAAAAATGCCAAGCATACTTTCACATATAGGGTTAATGGGAAACACTTCCATGGCCCTTATAAGCAGTTGTGATAATTTCAGGTGGAGCATATGGATGCATAAGTTTACCATTATAAATTCTACTCCTCAACTAAAATGATCAGAGGTGACGGCTCTCTCCATTATACTTGGCTTGTGAGTCTCCCAGGGCAACTGGTTGGTTATTCTGGGAGAAAAAGTGTCAGATGATATGGATAATCAACCTAATCAAGCCAGacttgggcaggtgtggaggactccttggtcctgaatggggtaactgtgcccctgaaggaccaggtccacagcctgggagtcattttggactcacagctgtccatggaggcgcaggtcaattctgtgtccagggcagctgtctaccagctccatctggtacgcaggctgagaccctacctgcccacagactgtctcaccagagtagtgcatgctctggttatctcccgcttggactactgcaatgcgctctatgtggggctacctttgaaggtgacccggaaactacaattaatctagAATGCAGAAGCAGTAATGTAGTCTAGCCCCAATTTATTCTTAGAACAGACCAAATTAACGTCTCGCTGCTTCTGTTATTCTCACCATTAAAGGAATTACAACCCTTggtgttagttttgccattttgacTTTCTTCAACTCCACAGCTGACTGTGATTCTTGGAGAAGATCTGCAATGAGAAGAATGAACATGACGCAGAATTAGGAAATTGTCATTTGcttatttaaatgaatatttgcAGATGCTTACAGAACAAGATTATGAAATGCAAAGCAGCATGTATATCTGTGGCTTAGATACACATAATAAAATCCATGGCTTAGATCCATGTCACATCTCACTTTTCAATAGGGATGAGTGAACCTGCTAACCCCATTAGTTTGGCTCGGGATTTTTCCAAATCCCAGCTTCCCTAAATTGTCTCCTCCGTTTTCAGGATATCGCAGTTATGTAGCCCAAACCCCTGCCATTTGCATCTGAGCTTTCCCCATTGCATTTAGGCTTGCCAGATCCCTACCAACTCTACTCCCTAAATGGCAACATTAACATTCCTTGCCTCATACTGGAGAAACAAGCAAATATAAGCTGTTGGTTCAGGCAGGGTGGTGAAGCCAGTATACAGTTCAACTATGTACAGATGGTTACTCAAACTAGCCATTTTACTCTCTGTAActattttaatttgtgttttgtgagttactactactactactatcaccaccaccagcactactactactaataacctgccc
Encoded here:
- the LOC118082791 gene encoding uncharacterized protein LOC118082791, which codes for CGITFLLSCDCIERQNSHMSKEKKNEEQRSAPLEPVLPFINLLQESQSAVELKKVKMAKLTPRVVIPLMEPSKKWRKFSYSPQWISILDVAQKIFDEEDRVKKKQKQNKRGGEEMLAGGNLEEGKAEIKREQLSDLCAPEGIQPNTGWDLQLLREQLPTPGPSYLQAEKEILTVNEIEDIIQEIVAVRAKERLSEESMPPEGRELFYQDASSINAQKPCYHRDRRMPH